A part of Arachis hypogaea cultivar Tifrunner chromosome 12, arahy.Tifrunner.gnm2.J5K5, whole genome shotgun sequence genomic DNA contains:
- the LOC112728965 gene encoding protein CNGC15a-like isoform X1, which translates to MASGGRSRSSVRFHDDVETEKLTESKEKSHLSMHGYNKIMSGKENNRKDATRGKCLERRRELSRVFSEDYDADEILILDPRGPRVNRWNRIFLVACLISLFVDPLFFYLPVAKKEMCIDMSIGLEVSLTIIRSMVDAFYIIQIYVRFQTAYVAPSSRVSGRGELIIDSSKIASQYMHKDFWIDLLAAQPLPQVVIWTVIPNLKGSQMFASRHVLSMVTIFQYLLRLYLIYPLSHEIIKTKGVMMEKAWAGAAYNLMLYMLASHVLGSCWYLLSIERQDECWKKVCNLEYRNCKYHYLECESIGDLSRTSWLKSSNISSLCDQDSDFFQFGIFADALSLEVTASEFFSKYYYCLWWGLRNLSSLGQNLLTSTQVTEINFAVIVAILGLVLFALLIGNMQTYLQSTTMRLEEWRIRRTDTERWMHHRQLPRHLKQNVRRYDQLRWVATRGVDEEAILRDLPADLRRDIKRHLCLNLVRQVPLFDQMDERILDAICERLKPSLCSQGTCLVREGDLVHEMFFIVRGHLDSCTTNGGRTGFFNSCRIGPGDFCGEELLTWALDPRPTVALPSSTRTVRAITEVEAFALISEDLKFVAAQFRRLHSKQLRQTFRFHSHQWRTWAACFIQAAWFRYKRIKETSELQRKESPMMIMMACGPRNGPEHFSAPLQPMTGSSLSMYSSKLAASPRRGMSLRHGPEFDMFFGSLKKPLEPDFTDEDDDNDDDK; encoded by the exons ATGGCTTCTGGTGGTAGATCAAGATCTTCTGTAAG GTTTCATGATGATGTTGAGACAGAGAAGTTAACAGAAAGCAAGGAAAAGAGCCACTTATCAATGCATGGCTATAACAAGATAATGAGCGGAAAAGAGAATAATAGGAAGGATGCAACAAGAGGAAAGTGCCTGGAGAGAAGAAGAGAACTATCTAGAGTGTTCTCAGAGGATTATGATGCAGATGAGATTCTGATATTGGATCCAAGGGGTCCAAGAGTGAATAGATGGAACAGGATTTTCTTAGTAGCATGCTTGATTTCATTGTTTGTGGATCCTTTGTTCTTTTACTTGCCAGTGGCCAAGAAAGAAATGTGCATTGACATGTCTATTGGTCTTGAAGTTTCCCTCACCATAATCCGGTCCATGGTTGATGCATTTTACATTATTCAGATTTATGTAAGGTTTCAAACTGCTTATGTGGCGCCTTCTTCGCGTGTTTCTGGTAGAGGAGAGCTTATCATAGACTCCTCCAAGATTGCATCACAGTATATGCATAAGGACTTTTGGATTGATCTACTGGCTGCACAGCCTCTTCCACAG GTGGTTATTTGGACCGTAATTCCAAATCTAAAGGGGTCACAAATGTTTGCTTCAAGGCATGTTCTGAGCATGGTTACCATTTTTCAGTACCTCTTGAGGCTATATCTGATTTATCCACTCTCACATGAAATCATCAAGACTAAAGGGGTAATGATGGAGAAAGCTTGGGCTGGTGCAGCATATAATCTTATGCTCTATATGCTAGCAAGTCAT GTTTTAGGATCATGCTGGTATCTGCTGTCAATTGAAAGGCAAGATGAGTGTTGGAAGAAAGTTTGTAATCTTGAGTACCGAAATTGCAAGTACCATTATCTTGAATGTGAAAGCATAGGGGACCTAAGTAGGACTTCATGGCTCAAATCAAGCAATATCTCAAGCCTTTGTGATCAGGACAGTGATTTCTTTCAGTTTGGTATTTTTGCTGATGCTCTTTCTTTGGAAGTTACAGCCTCAGAATTCTTCAGCAAATACTATTATTGTCTTTGGTGGGGACTGAGAAATCTTAG CTCTTTAGGACAGAATCTCTTGACAAGCACGCAAGTCACAGAGATAAATTTTGCTGTGATTGTTGCAATTCTTGGATTGGTGCTGTTTGCATTGCTCATAGGCAATATGCAA ACATATTTGCAATCAACAACAATGAGACTAGAAGAATGGAGAATAAGGAGAACAGATACAGAAAGATGGATGCACCATAGGCAACTCCCTCGGCATCTGAAGCAAAATGTGAGAAGGTATGACCAATTGAGATGGGTTGCCACTCGTGGTGTTGATGAAGAAGCCATTCTTAGAGACCTTCCTGCTGATCTTAGACGTGACATTAAGCGCCACCTTTGTCTCAATCTTGTTCGCCAa GTACCATTATTTGATCAGATGGATGAGAGAATCCTAGATGCAATATGTGAGAGGCTAAAACCGTCACTATGTTCCCAAGGGACATGCCTTGTCCGTGAAGGTGACCTTGTTCATGAGATGTTCTTCATAGTAAGAGGCCATTTAGATTCTTGCACCACCAATGGTGGCCGAACCGGATTCTTCAACTCGTGTCGAATTGGGCCCGGTGACTTCTGCGGTGAGGAGCTTCTCACATGGGCCTTGGACCCACGTCCAACTGTGGCCCTTCCTTCATCAACAAGAACAGTGAGGGCCATAACTGAAGTTGAGGCCTTTGCACTAATTTCTGAAGACTTGAAATTTGTGGCGGCCCAATTCAGAAGGTTACATAGCAAGCAACTTAGGCAAACTTTCAGGTTCCATTCTCATCAATGGAGAACATGGGCTGCATGTTTTATACAAGCAGCTTGGTTTAGGTATAAGAGAATCAAGGAGACAAGTGAGCTCCAGAGAAAGGAGAGTCCAATGATGATCATGATGGCCTGTGGGCCTCGAAATGGGCCTGAGCACTTCTCTGCACCCTTGCAGCCCATGACTGGATCAAGTTTAAGTATGTATTCATCAAAATTGGCAGCAAGCCCAAGGAGAGGTATGAGCCTAAGACATGGGCCTGAGTTTGATATGTTTTTTGGGTCATTGAAGAAGCCACTTGAACCAGACTTTAcagatgaagatgatgataatgatgatgataagtaA
- the LOC112728965 gene encoding protein CNGC15a-like isoform X2: MASGGRSRSSVRFHDDVETEKLTESKEKSHLSMHGYNKIMSGKENNRKDATRGKCLERRRELSRVFSEDYDADEILILDPRGPRVNRWNRIFLVACLISLFVDPLFFYLPVAKKEMCIDMSIGLEVSLTIIRSMVDAFYIIQIYVRFQTAYVAPSSRVSGRGELIIDSSKIASQYMHKDFWIDLLAAQPLPQYLLRLYLIYPLSHEIIKTKGVMMEKAWAGAAYNLMLYMLASHVLGSCWYLLSIERQDECWKKVCNLEYRNCKYHYLECESIGDLSRTSWLKSSNISSLCDQDSDFFQFGIFADALSLEVTASEFFSKYYYCLWWGLRNLSSLGQNLLTSTQVTEINFAVIVAILGLVLFALLIGNMQTYLQSTTMRLEEWRIRRTDTERWMHHRQLPRHLKQNVRRYDQLRWVATRGVDEEAILRDLPADLRRDIKRHLCLNLVRQVPLFDQMDERILDAICERLKPSLCSQGTCLVREGDLVHEMFFIVRGHLDSCTTNGGRTGFFNSCRIGPGDFCGEELLTWALDPRPTVALPSSTRTVRAITEVEAFALISEDLKFVAAQFRRLHSKQLRQTFRFHSHQWRTWAACFIQAAWFRYKRIKETSELQRKESPMMIMMACGPRNGPEHFSAPLQPMTGSSLSMYSSKLAASPRRGMSLRHGPEFDMFFGSLKKPLEPDFTDEDDDNDDDK, encoded by the exons ATGGCTTCTGGTGGTAGATCAAGATCTTCTGTAAG GTTTCATGATGATGTTGAGACAGAGAAGTTAACAGAAAGCAAGGAAAAGAGCCACTTATCAATGCATGGCTATAACAAGATAATGAGCGGAAAAGAGAATAATAGGAAGGATGCAACAAGAGGAAAGTGCCTGGAGAGAAGAAGAGAACTATCTAGAGTGTTCTCAGAGGATTATGATGCAGATGAGATTCTGATATTGGATCCAAGGGGTCCAAGAGTGAATAGATGGAACAGGATTTTCTTAGTAGCATGCTTGATTTCATTGTTTGTGGATCCTTTGTTCTTTTACTTGCCAGTGGCCAAGAAAGAAATGTGCATTGACATGTCTATTGGTCTTGAAGTTTCCCTCACCATAATCCGGTCCATGGTTGATGCATTTTACATTATTCAGATTTATGTAAGGTTTCAAACTGCTTATGTGGCGCCTTCTTCGCGTGTTTCTGGTAGAGGAGAGCTTATCATAGACTCCTCCAAGATTGCATCACAGTATATGCATAAGGACTTTTGGATTGATCTACTGGCTGCACAGCCTCTTCCACAG TACCTCTTGAGGCTATATCTGATTTATCCACTCTCACATGAAATCATCAAGACTAAAGGGGTAATGATGGAGAAAGCTTGGGCTGGTGCAGCATATAATCTTATGCTCTATATGCTAGCAAGTCAT GTTTTAGGATCATGCTGGTATCTGCTGTCAATTGAAAGGCAAGATGAGTGTTGGAAGAAAGTTTGTAATCTTGAGTACCGAAATTGCAAGTACCATTATCTTGAATGTGAAAGCATAGGGGACCTAAGTAGGACTTCATGGCTCAAATCAAGCAATATCTCAAGCCTTTGTGATCAGGACAGTGATTTCTTTCAGTTTGGTATTTTTGCTGATGCTCTTTCTTTGGAAGTTACAGCCTCAGAATTCTTCAGCAAATACTATTATTGTCTTTGGTGGGGACTGAGAAATCTTAG CTCTTTAGGACAGAATCTCTTGACAAGCACGCAAGTCACAGAGATAAATTTTGCTGTGATTGTTGCAATTCTTGGATTGGTGCTGTTTGCATTGCTCATAGGCAATATGCAA ACATATTTGCAATCAACAACAATGAGACTAGAAGAATGGAGAATAAGGAGAACAGATACAGAAAGATGGATGCACCATAGGCAACTCCCTCGGCATCTGAAGCAAAATGTGAGAAGGTATGACCAATTGAGATGGGTTGCCACTCGTGGTGTTGATGAAGAAGCCATTCTTAGAGACCTTCCTGCTGATCTTAGACGTGACATTAAGCGCCACCTTTGTCTCAATCTTGTTCGCCAa GTACCATTATTTGATCAGATGGATGAGAGAATCCTAGATGCAATATGTGAGAGGCTAAAACCGTCACTATGTTCCCAAGGGACATGCCTTGTCCGTGAAGGTGACCTTGTTCATGAGATGTTCTTCATAGTAAGAGGCCATTTAGATTCTTGCACCACCAATGGTGGCCGAACCGGATTCTTCAACTCGTGTCGAATTGGGCCCGGTGACTTCTGCGGTGAGGAGCTTCTCACATGGGCCTTGGACCCACGTCCAACTGTGGCCCTTCCTTCATCAACAAGAACAGTGAGGGCCATAACTGAAGTTGAGGCCTTTGCACTAATTTCTGAAGACTTGAAATTTGTGGCGGCCCAATTCAGAAGGTTACATAGCAAGCAACTTAGGCAAACTTTCAGGTTCCATTCTCATCAATGGAGAACATGGGCTGCATGTTTTATACAAGCAGCTTGGTTTAGGTATAAGAGAATCAAGGAGACAAGTGAGCTCCAGAGAAAGGAGAGTCCAATGATGATCATGATGGCCTGTGGGCCTCGAAATGGGCCTGAGCACTTCTCTGCACCCTTGCAGCCCATGACTGGATCAAGTTTAAGTATGTATTCATCAAAATTGGCAGCAAGCCCAAGGAGAGGTATGAGCCTAAGACATGGGCCTGAGTTTGATATGTTTTTTGGGTCATTGAAGAAGCCACTTGAACCAGACTTTAcagatgaagatgatgataatgatgatgataagtaA
- the LOC112728965 gene encoding protein CNGC15a-like isoform X4 has product MHGYNKIMSGKENNRKDATRGKCLERRRELSRVFSEDYDADEILILDPRGPRVNRWNRIFLVACLISLFVDPLFFYLPVAKKEMCIDMSIGLEVSLTIIRSMVDAFYIIQIYVRFQTAYVAPSSRVSGRGELIIDSSKIASQYMHKDFWIDLLAAQPLPQYLLRLYLIYPLSHEIIKTKGVMMEKAWAGAAYNLMLYMLASHVLGSCWYLLSIERQDECWKKVCNLEYRNCKYHYLECESIGDLSRTSWLKSSNISSLCDQDSDFFQFGIFADALSLEVTASEFFSKYYYCLWWGLRNLSSLGQNLLTSTQVTEINFAVIVAILGLVLFALLIGNMQTYLQSTTMRLEEWRIRRTDTERWMHHRQLPRHLKQNVRRYDQLRWVATRGVDEEAILRDLPADLRRDIKRHLCLNLVRQVPLFDQMDERILDAICERLKPSLCSQGTCLVREGDLVHEMFFIVRGHLDSCTTNGGRTGFFNSCRIGPGDFCGEELLTWALDPRPTVALPSSTRTVRAITEVEAFALISEDLKFVAAQFRRLHSKQLRQTFRFHSHQWRTWAACFIQAAWFRYKRIKETSELQRKESPMMIMMACGPRNGPEHFSAPLQPMTGSSLSMYSSKLAASPRRGMSLRHGPEFDMFFGSLKKPLEPDFTDEDDDNDDDK; this is encoded by the exons ATGCATGGCTATAACAAGATAATGAGCGGAAAAGAGAATAATAGGAAGGATGCAACAAGAGGAAAGTGCCTGGAGAGAAGAAGAGAACTATCTAGAGTGTTCTCAGAGGATTATGATGCAGATGAGATTCTGATATTGGATCCAAGGGGTCCAAGAGTGAATAGATGGAACAGGATTTTCTTAGTAGCATGCTTGATTTCATTGTTTGTGGATCCTTTGTTCTTTTACTTGCCAGTGGCCAAGAAAGAAATGTGCATTGACATGTCTATTGGTCTTGAAGTTTCCCTCACCATAATCCGGTCCATGGTTGATGCATTTTACATTATTCAGATTTATGTAAGGTTTCAAACTGCTTATGTGGCGCCTTCTTCGCGTGTTTCTGGTAGAGGAGAGCTTATCATAGACTCCTCCAAGATTGCATCACAGTATATGCATAAGGACTTTTGGATTGATCTACTGGCTGCACAGCCTCTTCCACAG TACCTCTTGAGGCTATATCTGATTTATCCACTCTCACATGAAATCATCAAGACTAAAGGGGTAATGATGGAGAAAGCTTGGGCTGGTGCAGCATATAATCTTATGCTCTATATGCTAGCAAGTCAT GTTTTAGGATCATGCTGGTATCTGCTGTCAATTGAAAGGCAAGATGAGTGTTGGAAGAAAGTTTGTAATCTTGAGTACCGAAATTGCAAGTACCATTATCTTGAATGTGAAAGCATAGGGGACCTAAGTAGGACTTCATGGCTCAAATCAAGCAATATCTCAAGCCTTTGTGATCAGGACAGTGATTTCTTTCAGTTTGGTATTTTTGCTGATGCTCTTTCTTTGGAAGTTACAGCCTCAGAATTCTTCAGCAAATACTATTATTGTCTTTGGTGGGGACTGAGAAATCTTAG CTCTTTAGGACAGAATCTCTTGACAAGCACGCAAGTCACAGAGATAAATTTTGCTGTGATTGTTGCAATTCTTGGATTGGTGCTGTTTGCATTGCTCATAGGCAATATGCAA ACATATTTGCAATCAACAACAATGAGACTAGAAGAATGGAGAATAAGGAGAACAGATACAGAAAGATGGATGCACCATAGGCAACTCCCTCGGCATCTGAAGCAAAATGTGAGAAGGTATGACCAATTGAGATGGGTTGCCACTCGTGGTGTTGATGAAGAAGCCATTCTTAGAGACCTTCCTGCTGATCTTAGACGTGACATTAAGCGCCACCTTTGTCTCAATCTTGTTCGCCAa GTACCATTATTTGATCAGATGGATGAGAGAATCCTAGATGCAATATGTGAGAGGCTAAAACCGTCACTATGTTCCCAAGGGACATGCCTTGTCCGTGAAGGTGACCTTGTTCATGAGATGTTCTTCATAGTAAGAGGCCATTTAGATTCTTGCACCACCAATGGTGGCCGAACCGGATTCTTCAACTCGTGTCGAATTGGGCCCGGTGACTTCTGCGGTGAGGAGCTTCTCACATGGGCCTTGGACCCACGTCCAACTGTGGCCCTTCCTTCATCAACAAGAACAGTGAGGGCCATAACTGAAGTTGAGGCCTTTGCACTAATTTCTGAAGACTTGAAATTTGTGGCGGCCCAATTCAGAAGGTTACATAGCAAGCAACTTAGGCAAACTTTCAGGTTCCATTCTCATCAATGGAGAACATGGGCTGCATGTTTTATACAAGCAGCTTGGTTTAGGTATAAGAGAATCAAGGAGACAAGTGAGCTCCAGAGAAAGGAGAGTCCAATGATGATCATGATGGCCTGTGGGCCTCGAAATGGGCCTGAGCACTTCTCTGCACCCTTGCAGCCCATGACTGGATCAAGTTTAAGTATGTATTCATCAAAATTGGCAGCAAGCCCAAGGAGAGGTATGAGCCTAAGACATGGGCCTGAGTTTGATATGTTTTTTGGGTCATTGAAGAAGCCACTTGAACCAGACTTTAcagatgaagatgatgataatgatgatgataagtaA
- the LOC112728965 gene encoding protein CNGC15a-like isoform X3 codes for MHGYNKIMSGKENNRKDATRGKCLERRRELSRVFSEDYDADEILILDPRGPRVNRWNRIFLVACLISLFVDPLFFYLPVAKKEMCIDMSIGLEVSLTIIRSMVDAFYIIQIYVRFQTAYVAPSSRVSGRGELIIDSSKIASQYMHKDFWIDLLAAQPLPQVVIWTVIPNLKGSQMFASRHVLSMVTIFQYLLRLYLIYPLSHEIIKTKGVMMEKAWAGAAYNLMLYMLASHVLGSCWYLLSIERQDECWKKVCNLEYRNCKYHYLECESIGDLSRTSWLKSSNISSLCDQDSDFFQFGIFADALSLEVTASEFFSKYYYCLWWGLRNLSSLGQNLLTSTQVTEINFAVIVAILGLVLFALLIGNMQTYLQSTTMRLEEWRIRRTDTERWMHHRQLPRHLKQNVRRYDQLRWVATRGVDEEAILRDLPADLRRDIKRHLCLNLVRQVPLFDQMDERILDAICERLKPSLCSQGTCLVREGDLVHEMFFIVRGHLDSCTTNGGRTGFFNSCRIGPGDFCGEELLTWALDPRPTVALPSSTRTVRAITEVEAFALISEDLKFVAAQFRRLHSKQLRQTFRFHSHQWRTWAACFIQAAWFRYKRIKETSELQRKESPMMIMMACGPRNGPEHFSAPLQPMTGSSLSMYSSKLAASPRRGMSLRHGPEFDMFFGSLKKPLEPDFTDEDDDNDDDK; via the exons ATGCATGGCTATAACAAGATAATGAGCGGAAAAGAGAATAATAGGAAGGATGCAACAAGAGGAAAGTGCCTGGAGAGAAGAAGAGAACTATCTAGAGTGTTCTCAGAGGATTATGATGCAGATGAGATTCTGATATTGGATCCAAGGGGTCCAAGAGTGAATAGATGGAACAGGATTTTCTTAGTAGCATGCTTGATTTCATTGTTTGTGGATCCTTTGTTCTTTTACTTGCCAGTGGCCAAGAAAGAAATGTGCATTGACATGTCTATTGGTCTTGAAGTTTCCCTCACCATAATCCGGTCCATGGTTGATGCATTTTACATTATTCAGATTTATGTAAGGTTTCAAACTGCTTATGTGGCGCCTTCTTCGCGTGTTTCTGGTAGAGGAGAGCTTATCATAGACTCCTCCAAGATTGCATCACAGTATATGCATAAGGACTTTTGGATTGATCTACTGGCTGCACAGCCTCTTCCACAG GTGGTTATTTGGACCGTAATTCCAAATCTAAAGGGGTCACAAATGTTTGCTTCAAGGCATGTTCTGAGCATGGTTACCATTTTTCAGTACCTCTTGAGGCTATATCTGATTTATCCACTCTCACATGAAATCATCAAGACTAAAGGGGTAATGATGGAGAAAGCTTGGGCTGGTGCAGCATATAATCTTATGCTCTATATGCTAGCAAGTCAT GTTTTAGGATCATGCTGGTATCTGCTGTCAATTGAAAGGCAAGATGAGTGTTGGAAGAAAGTTTGTAATCTTGAGTACCGAAATTGCAAGTACCATTATCTTGAATGTGAAAGCATAGGGGACCTAAGTAGGACTTCATGGCTCAAATCAAGCAATATCTCAAGCCTTTGTGATCAGGACAGTGATTTCTTTCAGTTTGGTATTTTTGCTGATGCTCTTTCTTTGGAAGTTACAGCCTCAGAATTCTTCAGCAAATACTATTATTGTCTTTGGTGGGGACTGAGAAATCTTAG CTCTTTAGGACAGAATCTCTTGACAAGCACGCAAGTCACAGAGATAAATTTTGCTGTGATTGTTGCAATTCTTGGATTGGTGCTGTTTGCATTGCTCATAGGCAATATGCAA ACATATTTGCAATCAACAACAATGAGACTAGAAGAATGGAGAATAAGGAGAACAGATACAGAAAGATGGATGCACCATAGGCAACTCCCTCGGCATCTGAAGCAAAATGTGAGAAGGTATGACCAATTGAGATGGGTTGCCACTCGTGGTGTTGATGAAGAAGCCATTCTTAGAGACCTTCCTGCTGATCTTAGACGTGACATTAAGCGCCACCTTTGTCTCAATCTTGTTCGCCAa GTACCATTATTTGATCAGATGGATGAGAGAATCCTAGATGCAATATGTGAGAGGCTAAAACCGTCACTATGTTCCCAAGGGACATGCCTTGTCCGTGAAGGTGACCTTGTTCATGAGATGTTCTTCATAGTAAGAGGCCATTTAGATTCTTGCACCACCAATGGTGGCCGAACCGGATTCTTCAACTCGTGTCGAATTGGGCCCGGTGACTTCTGCGGTGAGGAGCTTCTCACATGGGCCTTGGACCCACGTCCAACTGTGGCCCTTCCTTCATCAACAAGAACAGTGAGGGCCATAACTGAAGTTGAGGCCTTTGCACTAATTTCTGAAGACTTGAAATTTGTGGCGGCCCAATTCAGAAGGTTACATAGCAAGCAACTTAGGCAAACTTTCAGGTTCCATTCTCATCAATGGAGAACATGGGCTGCATGTTTTATACAAGCAGCTTGGTTTAGGTATAAGAGAATCAAGGAGACAAGTGAGCTCCAGAGAAAGGAGAGTCCAATGATGATCATGATGGCCTGTGGGCCTCGAAATGGGCCTGAGCACTTCTCTGCACCCTTGCAGCCCATGACTGGATCAAGTTTAAGTATGTATTCATCAAAATTGGCAGCAAGCCCAAGGAGAGGTATGAGCCTAAGACATGGGCCTGAGTTTGATATGTTTTTTGGGTCATTGAAGAAGCCACTTGAACCAGACTTTAcagatgaagatgatgataatgatgatgataagtaA